A section of the Papaver somniferum cultivar HN1 unplaced genomic scaffold, ASM357369v1 unplaced-scaffold_32, whole genome shotgun sequence genome encodes:
- the LOC113341886 gene encoding uncharacterized protein LOC113341886 — translation MACSSKFISRLKMEGYNTTVIHNSSVTSIEEKKGGLEPRTSATNEFCDWMEDNSLFEVDALGNNFTWSNCQTVARRIIILKPRRAPLRVQKMWFLHNDFMRMVKDSRGVPVHGSPDFVFPFKLKRLKAVMKEWNLSVFGNETRLQHNTLIKQKSRNTWLVEGASNTAFFHNNIRIRQGNNNISEFIDENVSQLLKVLKMDAIPSPEEIKDAVFNLNVDGAPGPDGFSGCFYRHYWEIIADDLINAIVYYWNLKCIPNGVALLLSLPRVLDNLVSEEHVAFIKDRNIHENISVASEMVDELHIKRKDGNISLKLDITQAFDTVSWFFVLEVFRPYGLSEDWCLWIIGVYGFSISYNQREFLFF, via the exons ATGGCATGTTCAAGCAAATTTATTAGTAGGCTTAAGATGGAGGGTTATAATACAACTGTTATTCATAATTCATCGGTTACTTCTATTG AGGAGAAGAAAGGTGGACTTGAACCTCGTACTTCTGCAACCAATGAATTTTGTGACTGGATGGAAGATAATTCTCTTTTTGAAGTGGATGCTTTGGGGAATAAttttacttggtctaattgtcaaACGGTTGCTCGTAGAATCATCA TTTTAAAACCTCGTCGAGCTCCTTTAAGGGTTCAAAAGATGTGGTTTCTTCATAATGATTTCATGAGAATGGTTAAAGATAGTCGTGGAGTGCCAGTTCATGGTTCTCCGGACTTTgtctttcctttcaaattgaaacGCTTAAAAGCTGTAATGAAAGAGTGGAATCTGTCAGTTTTTGGCAAT GAGACGCGTCTTCAGCATAATACGTTGATCAAACAAAAGTCCAGGAACACTTGGCTTGTGGAGGGAGCAAGTAATACTGCTTTCTTTCATAATAACATTCGTATTCGTCAAGGTAATAATAATATTTCTGAATTTATTGATGAGAATG TATCTCAACTGTTGAAAGTTCTCAAAATGGACGCTATTCCTTCTCCGGAAGAGATTAAAGATGCAGTTTTTAACTTGAATGTTGATGGTGCTCCGGGCCCGGATGGTTTTTCGGGTTGTTTCTATAGACATTATTGGGAGATTATTGCTGACGACTTGATTAATGCTATAGTTTACTATTGGAATTTGAAGTGCATCCCTAATGGTGTAGCCTTATTACTCTCCTTGCCAAG GGTTTTGGATAACTTGGTTTCTGAAGAACATGTAGCTTTTATAAAGGACCGtaatatccatgaaaatattAGTGTCGCTTCAGAGATGGTTGATGAACTTCATATCAAACGGAAGGATGGAAACATTAGTCTGAaacttgatattactcaagcttttgatacAGTTAGTTGGTTTTTCGTTTTGGAGGTCTTTCGTCCGTATGGTTTATCGGAGGATTGGTGTTTATGGATTATTGGTGTTTATGGATTCTCAATATCTTACAATCAACGAGAATTTCTATTCTTTTGA